CTCCCACTCCTCCAACAACGGAATTCTTAAGTACAATGCGAGGATTATGATTTATGCATATCGCATATCGATGAAGCGTGAAATTCTCAACAGAAACAGATACATAATATTAATATGTATTATTGCTAATAAATGTTATAATGTTAATCCGTCTATCATCAGTACTTTGCTTTCGCGTCTATCATCtatcattttaatcaaagttCTAATCGAAGCATATACCAGTGTCTCCAGATTTTTTGGATGCGAGGTCGAGGTCGCCATTTCGCCGATctgaaatcgccaaaaatcgccAACGTACCAGTGTCGCCAGATTTTTCGTTAAGCTACCACCAataatatgtcaatttttttctgaaattttcagaaaaaattgtatttttttattccttttgcagaaagtattttataattttttacaaaaaatattttttaaaaaaacaaaatttaatgaaaaatcccattaaaaaagaaaagattgaAGAAATctcaaatcgccaaaaatgcgACAAATCGCCAACAGCCTTTTTTGGGCGcttttcacgatttcaaatcgccaaaaatgcgATAAATCGCCAAATCTGGAGACACTGGCATATACTTGGTAGCAAACCTTTCCTAAGAGTGAgcgaaggggggtttgggggcgcagcccccaagagcgagttccgagggcgaagcccgaggaacgagtatgggggttgggccgcgaagcggccagggggcgtagccccctagtaatctataaaattgatgatgttgatttgaaatcaattttttaattggtaAACTTTTTTAAAGATCAATTTCATTTGCATGAGAAccaatcaattatttttctcttaGAATTCTAACTCAATACCTAcaacacaaattttttgaaaaattgaccaaaagtacATTCTTAATACGtataaaaatcgtttaaaatgaGTAAAGGGTCGCAACGAAAGTCCTCAGAATAACGTAGGTACAGACGCAAGGAactcataaaaaatttgcaaaaatgaagaaatccgTGAAATTGATGCTTAAAATACGTAGCAGTCGTTCGTAGGCGATCAACATTTGACACccttggcaaaaaaattagcatttaGACTTGTTAAAGTTATTTTTACAATAGATATTAGCTATAATaattttgagaacattttttaaaaaaatttagggaatttttttaacTGCTCCCAACTgaggggaaatttttcaaaaattcactgaattAAAGAAAAGCAGACATTTTTTCCACAAGTCAACTTTCAATGATTTCAAATaacaattttgtgtttttaaaatttgctcaaaGTTCACTAAATGCTAAGAAGTtggtaaaaaatcaacttatgaACGTaacgcattttcaaaaaagttgattagGATATTTTCAAGCGAGTAGATTCAAGTACAGTAggcaaataggtacatattttggaaGGTCTAAATACCTCTTCCAAACCATTTAGCCTGAAACAAATacataataagtacctacctacttaagtacttaataaataaacttttgaaaataaacagaaaaatgaacatCAACAAAGCATTCAATATAACACACTTCATTTCTTCGAATAggtacaagaaaaaaaatcacaatttctaaCCTTTGTTTTCGAGACTTCCATTTGCGTCACACAGGCAACCTACTTTCGATTTCTTCTGATTATTTTCTCAATTGAATTGGGTACATTGTTCGAGACATTTTTTCCCCCCTAATAACAGGTGTTTTCTCAATTATGTAAATTAAACTAGGTAACGTAAGACTCAGAGAATTTCTCGATCTTAATAATTCACATTTCACAAAGTGACGAACAAGTTTAACATCTAAACTGTTAGTATAGTGCaagtttacatatttttttcatttcatgaatatttaTGGTGCGTTTTATCAACGATATGTTGAAAAATGGTTAGTTTTGTGATAGCTTAACTTACTCGTATACTTGAGTGACTCGTAACAAATCATCGACAGATATTCACgtcattttttacaaactttGGAATAATTTCATATCTGCCTATACTTTCAGATCGTACAACGAATAATAGCAAAGCTCACTCGTGAATCCAATGTAAAAAGTTCCATCGAAGTATTTTTCTACGTAATTTTAACCGTTTCAGTATTGACAGCGAATGCGTCGTCGATTTCGAGACATTTTATTAATTCGGATATATCGTCATTCTGCGTCTATGACAAATGCACCGTTATATTCCCCAATGGCACATCCAGAACTTtatcatttttagattttcacaaatttgatcTATTAGATAATGCAAATGAAATCGATTCGCATCTCGATGACCAAATCAACGAggaaaattcaactcgaaagAACGAAGGAAGTTTATTCGATGTCACAGAATTTGATTCTGATATCAATACCACAGTTATTCAGATTCCCCCAACCAAAGATGAGTTTGTTGAACAAGATTTTACGACTACGTTCTCGATTATTTCTCCTGCGAATGAGTCGAATGCAACCAAACTCACGTACACGACAACTCGTAGTGTTGGAGACGAAATTATTTCGTTAGATGATGCCAATGCGAGTGAATTTGTCACTATGTTTCCTGAAGAACTCGATCAAATCTATTTTAATTCGCCACGAGAGCATGAAATTGAATCCAGAAGTGTTTCTGAAAAGCCTCCTTGTCAATTTGCATCTCAAATGGATAACGATACGAGTCCAGAAACACCATCATCGGAATCCAATCGTCCAGGATGTTTTGGGGatgataattttaaagaaaatggtACATCTGGAAGCACTCCAGGAGGATGTGGAGGCTGGGATCAACATGATGCAGTCACAGATAAATatggtaagtaagtaagtactaagtacatatacttatgtaggtagAAGTATATTTTTGTATCTTGGATCACATTTTTATTCTaatactaattttattttttgcaatggATGACTGAGCAGGTAATCCAATAAATTCTTCTACctctgatgaatttgaaaaaataacgactaCGACTGAAATGGATTATGATTATattgatgatgaagatgaaattttcctaGAACAGGAGCCCATCATAAAACCAACTCGAGGTAATTTGTTCTACTTTTTAGTTACTTTAATACCTTTACCtgccaatttatttttctgtagaagAGATAGAAGAAGCTGAAAAAATGACCGAATGtgcaaaactgaaaacaacCGATGGAATAGTTTGCGTTTGCAATGAAACCTATTGCGACAAATTCATACCACCTGATCCAACACCAAAATGGGTGTATACTTGGTACATGTCTTCAAAAGAAGGACATCGTTTTAAGAAATCAATAAATAACATGTCCGCATACGAAGGCCATGAAGAAGGTATCTATGATCCAtattgtgtttgaaaatttctaaaatcctATTTATGTACTGTAGGTATTTATCTTTTGTTTCGTTCATGAAGGAGCTTTCTATGTGAATACTTCTAgaagatatcaaaaaattataggcTTTGGAGGAGCTTTTACCGATACAGCTTGTAAATTGATTTCAGACTTGAGCAAAGAAACGAAAAAGAATTTACTCGAGTAAGTACTtggttataattttttatgaactggtttttgtaaaatgatgaataattatCACAGATTAGTTTTGGTTTGTTTTCTGTGCACCTATTAAGGTCGTATTTCGGACTATTTGGAATAAATTACAAATTGGGTCGTGTTCCTATCGGAGGTACAGACTTTTCTCCAAGGTTTTACACTTATATGGATAAAAAAGACGAATCCATGTCAACTTTTATGCTAACTGAGCTTGATTTCAAATATAAGGTACCTATGTCCTATACCTATACAGTGAATTACTGATACGTATTTCATAACAGTCTTTGATGATTTGAATTGTATCTGTCGAAGAAAAACTTCAGCTTTTAAAATGATTTATGTTCCTTTTAACAGATACCAATAATTTTGGAAGCAATGAAAATCACTCATAATCAGCTGAAATTAATTGGAAGCGCGTGGTGGGCACCACTTTGGATGAAAACCGTGTCCAGTATGAATCGTGGAACTTTGAAGCGCGAGTATTGGTCACAATGGGCAGAATATCACGTAAAGTAAGAATTTTAtgatttacatattttaaatcaatttttaatctgattgaattttgacatgaatatgttttttgggccggGGTCTATTCAAAACgtttatagtcggggagcccacttaaggataaattgcaccccccccccccgtcgatcctccgggacagcttttttcttaaagggggagtcctaaggaacatttctagcccttgtactcaaaaaaaaaagtggccctacttacaaaatggcggccattttgattgacaggtcagccgaaatcgcagattttgcgtttcaacataggacttgcacaacatttttcaaactgtacaaaggtagatcgaaagatcaagcaaaaattgatcagctgtcaaaatttcaagtgctaaagtgcttttttcgatcatttggtgaatttttgaaaatcaaatttaggcttaaaatgagggaaaaaatcaaaatgttaccaaattgaccaagaaagctgaaatttgggatacaccctattttcgacatgccaaatcgattggaaactgtttcaacccgttttgagcagttctggagcctccagcagatttttgaaactcgaaattcccacaaaatttcaccaaaatgaagttggaaagctgaaatttattctgcaaactaatttcaatacgctacgaagtcaactgcaggggaatttcaagtcgatttggagcatccagcgatttttcgaaaattactggagcctccagtacatttttgaaactttgaattttcacaaaatttcatgaaatggagatggaaagctgaaatttactttacacttcgattttaacaccctctgaagacgacttcaggtgggttcaagtcattttggagcctccagcgactttttgaaaattactggagtctctagtagatttttgaaacttgaaattcctggaacattttaccaaatggagttggcaagctgaaatttacttcgcaaactaatttcaattcgatatgaagccgactacatggtggtttcaaatggtttcaaatggttttgaagcttccagctgcttcttggaaatttcaattttccaaaaaacaccatacgacctctcaaaaagtggctggaggctccaaaacaacttgaaatcccagcagacgacttcgtagcgtattaaaattagcttgcagaatgaattttgacttcccatctccgtttgatgaaattttgtgaaaatttaaaggttcaaaaatccactggaggctccagtaattttcaaaaaatcgctggatgctccaaaacaacttgaaattcccctgcaggtgacttcgtagcgtattgaaatcagtttgaagaataaacttcagctttccaactccattttggtgaaattttgtgggaatttcgaatttcaaaaatctgctggaggctccagaactgctcaaaacggtttgaaacagtttccaatcgatttggcatgtcttggtttgatgaaattttggggaaatttcaagtttcaaaaatgtactggaggctccagtaattttcaaaagagtcgttggaggctttaaaatgacttgaaacccaccagaagtcgttttcagagggtgttaaaattggagtgtagagtaaacttcagctttttatctccatttgatgaaattttgtgaaaatttaaagtttcaaaaatctgccggaggcatcaggaatttttaaaaagtcgctggaggcttcaaaacgacttgaaattcacctgcagtacttcgtagcgtattgaaattagtttttagaataaattttagctttacagctccaatttgatggaattttatgggaatttcgagtttcaaaaatctgctggaggctccagaactgctctaaacgggttgaaaccgtttccaatcgatttggcatgtcgaaaatagggtatatcccaaatttcagctttcttggtcaatttggtaacattttgatttttcccctcatttttggccttaattcgattttcaaaaattcaccaaaaatcgaaaaacgcacttcagcacttgaaattttgacagatgataaatttttgcatgatctttcgatctacctttgtaaagtttgaaaaagttcgtgcaagtctgtgttaaaacgcaaaatctgcgatttcggctgacctgtcaatcagaatggcctccattttgtaagtagggccacctttttttagtgtgcgtagcacactattggtttcgctttgagaaatgaaattttattggaactgaatgttctcttaagctatccaaccgttttttgtacctattggacaccatttgagaatcattaaggcggagggaatagattaattttcattcaattcggatgggtaattgctgagtaattgcaattttagttcattattttaatgcattaaatcctaaaaaagggaaaaggggacttgtagaacacctgccgctcattgtaccctgctatacccccagtctattccatcaccagctgtgtttcattgtaccctgttacacccccagtctgttagctgtaaattccaagtgggcgtggtttggtggggcgtttaccaaacaaatatattattttaatgccctaaccctcgtagcaaagttctggctgagtggttagggcatgtaggtaggaataggaaatttagggacccaggttcgaatccccgtgaggtaagtaggtaggtgacggatttttcgtaggaaaattggataggtaaatgctttggagtggggcaaaaataatgctgaaactcagttatgaattatgatatcatttgctaactaaaaattcatttcattaattttttgtctacctataaccataagtataaagtaagaattacttgacatgaataatttttaactttttacttataatttaaaaattacttcaaaatgagaaattaaactaatttttgtacaattgaaacatataatttttattatcatgatttagtaaaaattattaaaacaaaatgatttttactattggtacctatagcaaaatttattaaaatgataagttttactatacgattacagtaaaaattattgaatgggatctggtacataattgtgagtatttagttaaatttttttgtaaaaattacccatatttttttcgtgtaataggcaatgcaaattcttaacataggtattttataagatttaattcttaatttagaataaaaagcaagttctgaaaattggtttgaaaatttataaatttgaagacaatggaaattctaaaaaaaataatatgaaaatttgtatttagagacgctgagaattccaaaaattgattaaaagttctgtaagttgcagataatgtgtacttgaaaattatatgaaataagtattgtaatatttatgaagaagatgagaattctgaaaaattggaggcaatgtgaattccaaaaattgagtaaacgttttacaatatgtggacaatatgaacttgaaaattgaatttgaaattttttaatttaaagacaataagaattctgaaaaattattcaaaatttgactatttagaggcaatgtgaattctaaaaattgattgcaaatttcctaactcagcagcaatgcaaaattctgaaaatttattgaaaactttatgaaattgtagcgatggggaattcgggaaatcgatttgaaattttgtaaattttagaacaatgcaaactatgaaaaacaactagaaatttcttaatttagaagcaatacaagcttataaattattctgaaatacctattgtaatttggaaaatatgaaaacactgaaaaacaattattattttgaagcagtgagagtttcaaaaattctcatcactgtgacatggttgattcacttatgcactacctagatgtaataacggttatagctgtagaaaaggcagctagctacgcacactttgcagctaagctttgcttagctgtctagttttgagtacaagggctagaaatgttccttaggactctccctttaagaaaaaagttgtcccggaggatcgacgggggaggggtgcaatttatcctcaagtgggctccccgactattattATGCTGACTTAGGtatgaaatcttgaaaaaaaaaattgttcgactTTTCATCATGTCTTGACTTTTAAGAGgttggaaaaaatatgcgaTAACCTCAGGTCGTCATgctagacttttaaaaactaaaattacccatttttggaattttgatatcATGTCATATTCTCCAACAATTTAGAATGCCTACCAAATATGACTTATCagaacttgaaacaaaattacttactaaaTTGCTGAGAGGCCCAAAGCTGGTCTGATGACATTGATATGTTAGACAGATAAGTCAACGACCTTAAGAGCCCAGACAGGATGATATGACATTGACAtgcttgagaagccagacaaacACTcaaggtaggtcagtgaccttgagagtctgGACACACGAGGGTCCGTGCCCTTAAGAAaccagacagacaaccttggaaGTTGAAAGACGgggcagacgggtcaatgaccttaagacgTCAGACAGGAAGACATACAACCTTGAAAAGGCGGATAggcagatcaatgaccttatgaaACTGGACATGAAGGTCAGTGGTCTTGTGAGACCAGTCAcatgggtcagtgaccttaatgAGCCAGACATGCGCACAACCTTGTGAGACTGGACAGGCAGGTCAACGACCTCAAGAGGTCAGAAAGGAAGACAGACAGCCTTGCTAAGCCAgatagacaggtcaatgaccttaggaaaCTGGACATGAAGGCCAGTGGTCTTGCGAGACCAGTCAcacgggtcagtgaccttaatgAGCCAGACATGCGCACAACCTTGTGAGACTGGAtaggcaggtcaatgacctcaagaagtcagacaggaagacagacaGCCTTACCAAGCCAGTTACAAGATCAATGACCTTGGAAGGCTGAATATGTACTTTGGTGACCTTGAGATACCAGACACAAGGGTTAGTGAGCTTAATAGGGCAGACAGATATACAACCTGGAGAGACTGGacagaagggtcaatgaccttgagagactagACAGAAAGACAGAAGACCCTGAGAGCCAGACAGACGATTCAACAACCTTGAGAGACTATAACAGAGGTAGGTTatggtcagtgaccttgagaatcCAAACATATGGGTCAGCGACTTTGAAAAGCTTGATAGACAGACTGCATACTGACAATCAAACATACAATCTTGGAAACCCAGACGGacggttcaatgaccttaagaggaaGCATTCATAAACTGATATCAATCTCGTCAACTGTTGAttgcatcaaaaattttataagacttgggagattgaaatttttatacctttttGTGCATCGCCCTCCAGTCTGAAACTGCCGCagttataaattttcttttgttaatTCCCTCTCTCTCCACCCCGCCACAAATGTGATAAAATATCATTTGACGACACCCagaaataacaataaaaatgaattccgCGTGACTTAAGATggctgatttaaaaaattgatattttcaattttgcaaatgtaggtaggtaagtaaagcccagaaaaatgttgataaacatTTTTGACTTTCTTCTGAAATGTTGGTCTATTTTGATATTAGGTTgcatggcattttttcaaaaatctcgaaaatttctATCccattttgggcttaaaatccTTCAgaaatcgttaccttaatgctaAATCTgtgtatgtccatacaaaaaaagtacgattttacgcatcactgataaggttcggatatgttcggaagggttcgttgagttctgattgaacatcggtcagcttcgtgcatctttcGTGGTGCACCTTTACTGCACTCGgatgcgaatttttcaattcagggcatcccagagtcttatcagtgatgcaaaaagacgattttttttttggatggacatacacggatttggcattaaggtaacgaaatgcttaaaaaatattatcgttGAAATAGTTGAATTTATTCCGGAATGTTTTAACCCATTTTCATAAATCCCATgacacttcttcaaaaatcctaaaaatcgtagctcagcagtaaaaattcaaaaatccccccccctttaagaaaaatatttggGATATTTAAGACCAATTATTCACgaataaccaaaattttctccacgCTGAAGAAAAATATCTTTACTTATGAGGCACGTACTTTTATACAGCCTTTTTCATCTGATAAAATTtagtgagtacctacctaactatgtatttttctcaaattattgaaTTCCGTTTTATTTCAGATTCCTCGACCAATACTCGAGAAACGACATAAAATTCTGGGCCATAAGTACCGGAAACAGACCAACGAACTCACACTACTTCACATACCAACCTAACATAAATACTATGGAGTGGACCCCTTACGAGCAAAGTGAATGGGTTAGTTCTTACTTGAATCCGATGTTGAAGAATTCTTCGCACAGCAGGGTCCTACTTCTTGGATTTGATGACAACCGAGGATTCGTcacattttacttgaaatatgTAGGTGTTGAGAATTTCGCAAATCACGATTGCCAATTTGAACTTTCCAGTCTGTTATGGGTAACTGTATGCTCATAAAAATTATTGCAGTTTTTCGAAGATTATCAACTAAATTCTTTCGATGATtcaacatacgagtacttacacAAGAGTCGCGTTAAAGATGCAATTTCTGGTATAGCTTTTCACGGTTATATGGATCACGAGAGGAATTTGCCATATCTGCAACAAACAAAGGATATGTTTcacgataaatttttgatttatactGAGACTGGTTGTGGTACGTAAGCCTAAACATTTTCacacattaggtaggtagatcCAAAGGTAAATCCAGGTATaatacttgaattttaaaaaattttatgtttacctatacctacttacagttGGAGCCACCAAACTAGGAGCTTGGACATGTGGTGAAACATTTGCAATTAAAATAATacaagtaggtaaattaaatcGATGCtatgatatcattttttaaccAACGATTTTGATCAATTCATTTTCTCTGAATTAAATTATTCTTACAGGCTCTAAATAACTGGGTGACCGGATGGATGGACTGGAACATTGCATTAGATCCCAAAGGTGGACCAAAACTTGCAAATAACCTGTTCCATTCTCCGATCATAATCGACACAAAACGAGACGAATTTTACAAAGATCCTGCCTTTTATGTAATGGCACATTTCTCCATTTTCCTATTACCAAATTCTTACCGAATTGAACTAAAAGCACCAAGAGGGATTGAGGGAATTTATGCAGTAGCTGGGTATCGTCCTGACGATGGCAAAGTCATCGTGTTTTATAATCAGTCAGTATAtggtattattatttattacttatgtacctactatgtagtatacagggtgcccagaaatatcaagtaccccaaagaaagttttttcattaaaaatataggttggcaacgtgaaatagatgcatatgattggtggaatgttatctctccagtccaacaaccaatcatgtgccatcattattatcattcattgtgaccaaccaaagtgttttagtagaaaactttttaggagtattcgatatttctgggcacccaccctgtacatactcgtatgtacctacctacctacttgtcaaattgtcaaatttgatgaaaattcaatttaggaACTAATTATTTCGTATATTTCAGGTATGAAGCAGAGAggcaattgatttttttaatagacgAAAACTATAAGGTTTCACTCACCGTTCCAGGCCAATCGATCAACTCTGTGTTATTTTGGTAGAAATTACCTAGATAggtattaagtacctacataacgATCAAatatataataaaaaaaatgttgtcttaTAATCAGTAAtgttgcaattatttttgtacCTGTTTCACGTGTTGTCTGTTACTACATTTCCGCCAGTTTTAATTCAGGGGCCCTTGCGCTGCATTTGGGCCAGTTCTAGCACAGGAAcccattgtaaaaaaattcccttcCCCCGGGACATTTCCGCCAGTTCTAGCTCAGGAgcttactgaaaaaaaaattcccctttcTCTGGATCTTTCATTTGAGAAagtgcaaaatgcaaaaaaaatgtcaaaaacgatttttttgttagATGTGTAACCGCATTACTCCGAAGGTGCGATTTATTCAGAGACAAAATTCTCATTTGTAGGGTTAGTGCATTCCTGCCGGTTCTAGCTCAGGAGCTTATCAGTGCATTTCTGCCGGTGCATTCCCGCCGGTTCTAGCTTAGGagcttattgaaaaaaaaatgttcctttCTCTGGATCTTTGCATTTCTCTGGATCTTTCATTTGAGAAAGTGCAAGTGCATTCCCGCCGGTTCTAGCTCAGGAACccgtcgtaaaaaaaatttccttccaGTGCATTTCCGCCGATGCATTCCCGCCGGTTCTAGCTCAGGAACccgtcgtaaaaaaaaaattcccttccaGTGCATTTCCGCCGATTTTAGCTCAGGAGCTTATTAGTGCATTTGTAGTGCATTCCCGCCGGTTCTAGCTCAGGAACCCGTCGTAAAAAATTCCCTTCCAGTGCATTTCCgccgaaaaaaatttacattgataCGATGACTTTtcaaagttcattattttttataattgcgACGAATTCTACAGGTCGAATTTATGATTCTGTGAAGTCTACGAGTTTGTTcgaagaagagagaaaaacacatttttttcgacTCGCGCATCTAGCATTTCCACAATGACATTATTATGTGTGACTTTGTCTTGGTCCagttgacgtggaatgactttttttaggacaaataaaagaaaaatttaatctcTTCTccaagggaggggaggggatggagattaaatgaaaaattctgaagcaaaaatattcacactggttttaagcagtgtctgtcacaaacactggattgaaacagtgtctgtcgcaAAATTGCCTATgttcgaaattgaaggggcttTTTCGATTCGTTGCTTGCGAGCTGCTATACAACAATCTTTGTCGGATGTGGAGTTGCAAGACCGGGTAAGTTGATCTGTAGACCTTTGAGATAGAAATCCTCTCGGGAAGAGGGAGAGATTTACCCTAAaaaagaattaccagtaatttaccgggaattaccaataatttaagGCTCTAAATCGGAgtaaaaccatcaccaatcaattcgaaaaatcaaaaaagccaAATCGTTCGGTAtagaaaacaaaaacgaaaattcaaaaaacttcaatgttGGAGAAAAGTGTTCGATCAGGCGATCAACGCGGATCGCGATcgttaattttcaagaattttattttgaagaactcgttttgagcagttctggagcctccagcagatttttgaaactcgaaatttccacagaattccatcaaattggagttgtgaagctgcaaaaattcatcacctgtcaaaattttttcatcgtatgTTTATTTAACTTCAATTGcagaaaaagtgagaattgAAAATCTCCACCTACACAGTACAACGCCTCTATAATTTTTTggtgtggggagggggggagtcCCCCCCCAActtgaaaacaatgaaatttacatgatttttattttttttttatttgggcG
The sequence above is a segment of the Planococcus citri chromosome 3, ihPlaCitr1.1, whole genome shotgun sequence genome. Coding sequences within it:
- the LOC135841871 gene encoding lysosomal acid glucosylceramidase-like, which codes for MDKKDESMSTFMLTELDFKYKIPIILEAMKITHNQLKLIGSAWWAPLWMKTVSSMNRGTLKREYWSQWAEYHVKFLDQYSRNDIKFWAISTGNRPTNSHYFTYQPNINTMEWTPYEQSEWVSSYLNPMLKNSSHSRVLLLGFDDNRGFVTFYLKYFFEDYQLNSFDDSTYEYLHKSRVKDAISGIAFHGYMDHERNLPYLQQTKDMFHDKFLIYTETGCVGATKLGAWTCGETFAIKIIQALNNWVTGWMDWNIALDPKGGPKLANNLFHSPIIIDTKRDEFYKDPAFYVMAHFSIFLLPNSYRIELKAPRGIEGIYAVAGYRPDDGKVIVFYNQYEAERQLIFLIDENYKVSLTVPGQSINSVLFW